In Actinomycetota bacterium, a single window of DNA contains:
- the eno gene encoding phosphopyruvate hydratase: MKKSCLIKEIKAREILDSRGNPTIEVDTILRSGDIGRAAVPSGASTGVYEALELRDGDEKRYRGKGVLKAVKNINEIISIVILGMDATNQKEIDRKLIEADGTENKKNYGANAILGVSMSVAKAAAKFHNISLYRYLNKSFEMGEFNILPVPLMNILNGGKHADNTVDMQEFMIVPVNVNSFKESLRMGSEIFWTLKDILKNDRFSTSVGDEGGFAPDLKTNEEAILYILKAIEKAGYKAADDVFIALDPAASEFYKDGNYVLEGEGKTLNSDEMIMYYKSLVKRYPIISIEDGLEQEDWDGWTKLTKEIGKNIQLVGDDLFVTNTHRLKTGIEKKSANSILIKVNQIGTLTETIDAIRLAKKNNYTTVISHRSGETEDTTIAHLAVATNAGQIKAGAPSRTDRIAKYNELLRIEEELGKSARFIGKKTFSKFE; encoded by the coding sequence ATGAAAAAATCATGTTTAATAAAGGAAATTAAAGCTAGAGAGATACTCGATTCTCGGGGGAATCCCACTATTGAGGTTGATACAATACTTAGAAGTGGTGATATAGGAAGAGCAGCAGTTCCGTCAGGAGCATCAACCGGTGTTTATGAAGCATTGGAACTTAGAGATGGGGATGAGAAAAGATACAGAGGAAAAGGTGTTTTAAAAGCTGTAAAAAATATAAATGAGATAATATCAATAGTCATTTTAGGAATGGATGCAACTAATCAAAAAGAAATTGACAGGAAACTAATTGAAGCAGATGGAACAGAAAATAAAAAGAATTATGGAGCAAATGCTATATTAGGAGTTTCCATGTCTGTAGCTAAAGCAGCTGCAAAGTTTCATAATATATCCTTATATCGGTATCTTAATAAAAGTTTTGAGATGGGGGAATTTAATATTTTACCAGTCCCTTTAATGAATATATTAAATGGAGGAAAACACGCAGATAATACTGTTGACATGCAAGAGTTTATGATTGTGCCAGTAAATGTAAATTCTTTTAAAGAATCTTTAAGAATGGGATCCGAAATATTCTGGACCTTAAAAGATATTCTTAAAAATGATAGATTTTCAACATCAGTAGGTGATGAGGGAGGGTTTGCTCCAGATTTAAAAACAAATGAAGAAGCAATTTTATATATCTTAAAAGCAATAGAAAAAGCTGGATACAAAGCTGCCGATGATGTTTTTATTGCACTTGATCCAGCAGCATCAGAATTTTACAAGGATGGAAATTATGTGTTAGAAGGTGAGGGAAAAACTCTCAACTCGGATGAAATGATTATGTATTACAAAAGTTTGGTTAAAAGATATCCGATTATCTCTATAGAAGATGGACTTGAACAAGAAGATTGGGATGGATGGACTAAACTTACAAAAGAGATTGGAAAAAATATACAGTTGGTAGGAGATGATTTATTCGTAACAAATACTCATCGTCTAAAGACCGGGATTGAGAAAAAATCTGCAAATTCAATATTAATAAAAGTAAACCAGATTGGCACTTTAACTGAAACAATTGATGCTATTAGATTAGCAAAAAAAAATAATTATACCACTGTTATTTCCCATCGCTCTGGTGAAACTGAAGATACTACAATAGCTCATTTAGCTGTAGCAACAAATGCAGGCCAGATAAAAGCAGGAGCCCCATCTAGAACTGATAGAATTGCTAAATATAATGAGTTGCTAAGAATTGAAGAGGAACTAGGAAAGTCAGCAAGGTTTATAGGCAAAAAAACTTTCTCAAAATTTGAATAA
- the nifS gene encoding cysteine desulfurase NifS, whose product MDRIYFDHSATTQVLPEVLETMLPCFTKFYGNASEPHTPGNEAFELLLKSRDTIASAINAKPEEIIFTSGGTESDNLAIKGVAEAYKKKGNHIITSSIEHPAVGNTCKYLEKVGYDVTYIPVDKNGVVNPKDVENAINSKTTLISIMHANNVVGSIQPIEEIGEIAKKRGIIFHTDAVQSFGTLEIDVEKLNVDLLSMSSHKLHGPKGVGALYKRKRVKITPLMHGGEHERGKRAGTENIPGIVGFAKAVEIAISEIDEKAKKLKELREYLVKGVLEEIDDVIYLGHPENRLPGHVSFAIKYVEGESIVLGLDNKRVAISSGSACASMKLEPSHVLLAMGIAPEIAQGSIRISMGRGNTEEEVNYFLEVLPPIVKRLREMSPLYPGKEFEI is encoded by the coding sequence ATGGATAGGATATATTTTGACCATTCAGCAACAACACAGGTTCTTCCTGAAGTTCTTGAGACTATGTTACCATGCTTCACAAAATTTTATGGAAATGCTTCAGAACCTCATACGCCAGGAAATGAAGCATTTGAACTGCTTCTAAAATCAAGAGATACAATAGCCAGTGCAATAAATGCAAAACCTGAGGAGATAATATTTACATCAGGTGGAACAGAAAGTGATAACCTGGCTATTAAGGGAGTTGCTGAAGCTTACAAGAAAAAAGGTAATCACATAATAACATCTTCTATTGAACACCCAGCAGTTGGAAATACATGTAAATATTTAGAGAAAGTTGGATATGATGTAACCTATATTCCAGTAGATAAAAATGGAGTGGTTAATCCTAAAGATGTTGAGAATGCAATAAATAGTAAAACTACATTGATTAGTATAATGCATGCAAACAATGTTGTTGGGAGTATACAGCCAATAGAGGAAATTGGAGAAATTGCTAAAAAAAGAGGAATTATATTTCATACTGATGCAGTGCAATCTTTTGGTACCTTAGAGATAGATGTTGAGAAGTTAAATGTTGATTTATTATCAATGTCATCTCATAAACTTCATGGACCTAAGGGAGTTGGGGCTTTGTATAAAAGAAAAAGAGTGAAAATTACTCCTCTTATGCATGGAGGAGAACACGAGAGAGGAAAAAGAGCAGGAACAGAGAATATTCCAGGAATTGTAGGATTTGCAAAAGCAGTAGAAATTGCTATAAGTGAAATTGATGAAAAAGCTAAGAAATTAAAGGAACTTAGAGAATATCTTGTTAAGGGTGTGTTGGAAGAAATTGATGATGTTATATATTTAGGACATCCAGAAAACAGACTTCCAGGACATGTAAGTTTTGCTATTAAATATGTAGAGGGTGAATCAATAGTTTTAGGTTTAGATAATAAGAGAGTAGCCATTTCAAGTGGTTCAGCCTGTGCTTCTATGAAATTGGAGCCATCTCATGTTTTATTAGCAATGGGAATTGCACCTGAAATAGCACAAGGTTCAATAAGAATCTCTATGGGCAGAGGTAATACAGAAGAGGAAGTAAATTACTTTTTGGAGGTCCTACCCCCTATTGTTAAAAGACTAAGAGAAATGTCACCACTTTATCCAGGTAAGGAGTTTGAGATATGA
- the nrdR gene encoding transcriptional regulator NrdR translates to MKCPFCEYEETKVIDSRLTEEGDAVRRRRECPSCNKRFTTYERNYEIPITVVKKNKETQPFDRQKLLNGLVRASVKRGIPVQRLEEIVGDIEDELRNQYKYEITSKELGEIALDKLKELDKVAYVRFASVYKEFDDIKKFTEELTELEKK, encoded by the coding sequence ATGAAATGTCCATTTTGTGAATACGAGGAAACAAAAGTGATAGATTCAAGATTAACTGAAGAAGGAGATGCTGTTAGGCGAAGGAGAGAATGTCCTTCTTGTAATAAGAGATTTACAACTTATGAAAGGAATTATGAGATTCCGATAACAGTAGTGAAAAAGAATAAAGAAACTCAACCCTTTGATAGACAAAAGCTATTAAATGGTTTGGTAAGAGCTTCCGTTAAAAGAGGAATTCCTGTGCAAAGATTAGAAGAGATAGTTGGGGATATAGAAGATGAGTTAAGAAATCAATATAAATATGAAATAACATCAAAAGAATTAGGTGAAATTGCTTTGGACAAATTAAAGGAACTGGACAAAGTTGCTTATGTGAGATTTGCATCTGTTTATAAAGAATTTGATGATATTAAAAAATTTACTGAAGAATTAACTGAGCTCGAAAAAAAATAA